A window of Bradyrhizobium sp. AZCC 1719 genomic DNA:
TTGCCTTCATCGGCTCCTATCTCGCGCCCGACGGCATGCGCCGGATCAAGCAATGGGATGCCGAAATCACGGCCGACGTGCTGACCAATATCCTGCAGCCCGGCCGCTTCGCCCAGCTCGACCAGAACCTGACGATTCGGATTCGCGAGCGCCAGCCGGGCGGCGTGCTCGCCGGCATTTTCGTCGACGACCGCCGCGATCCCAAGGAGCGTGTCACCATCATCGCCAACCACGGCACGGTACTGAAGAACGAGAACGGCTCCTATCTGGTGCTCGAAGACGGCAATCTCGAACGTTTCGAGACGGGAAAGCGCGATCCGGCCTTTGTGGCGTTCGTTCGTTACGCTTTCGACATGTCGAAATTCTCCAATCGCGGCCGCGACGTCGCACTGGGGATTCGCGAACGCTATCTTTGGGAGCTGATCTCGCCATCGGGGGACGATCCGGTTTTCAAGCAGCTTTCCGGGCAGTTTCACGCCGAGCTGCATGACCGCTTCCTGGCGCCGGTCTATCCCTTCGCCTTCGCAGTGCTGACGTTTGCCTTCCTCGGCACGCCGCGCACCACGCGCCAGAGCCGCAATTTTTCGATCGGCGGGTCGATCCTGGCGGTGTTTGGCCTGCGCATGGCGGGATTCGCCTGCTCGGTAATGACGGTGAAGACGCCAAGCATGGCTCTCGTGCAGTATTCGATGCTGTTCGGCGCGATCGGCGTCGGGCTGTGGATGATCATCGGCGGCATCGTGGTGGAGCCGCCGGCCGCGCTGATGGAGGCCATCAACAGGTCGAACGCACGCCTCGCTCGGCTCTTTGGACGGCCCGCCACCGCATGAGCATGATGACCAACACGCTCGGGCGATACTTTGCCGGCCGCTTCCTGATCTCGGCTGTGGGCGTGTTTGCGAGCATTTTCGTGCTGCTCGTGCTGGTCGATTACATCGAAATGGTCCGCAAGACCTCCGGGCTGGTATCCGCATCGGCGATCACGGTGGCGCAGACGTCGCTGTATCGGGTGCCGCAACTGCTCGAAAAGCTGATGCCGTTCTGCGTCTTGATCGGCGCGATGACCTGCTATCTCGCGCTATCGCGGCGGCTTGAGCTGGTGGTGGCACGCGCGGCCGGCGTATCCGCCTGGCAGTTCATTTCACCGGCACTGGCAAGCTCGATCATCCTCGGCACCCTGGCAACGGTTGCCTACAACCCGATGTCGGCGAACCTGCGCGAACTGTCCAAGCGGATGGAGGCCGAACTGTTCGGCTCGGCGCCCGGCGGCGGCATTCAGGATGCATCCGGCTTCTGGCTCAACCAGATCAACAGCGACGGCCAGTCGATCATCAATGCGGCGCGCAGCGAGCAGCAGGGTGTCCGGCTGACGGGGCTGACCGTGTTCCGGTTCGATACCGATCTCCAGTTCAAGGAGCGAATCGAGGCGCGCGAAGCCTCACTCGAAGAGGGCCGCTGGGCCTTCAAATCGGTACGTCGATACTCCCTGGATAAACCTCCGGTTGATCAGGAGACCTATTACCTCTCAACCACCCTGACCCCGGCCCAGGTTCGCAACAGTTTCTCGACCCCCGAAACCGTGTCTTTTTGGCAACTGCCCGGCTATATCCGCTCTTCCGAAAGCTCCGGCTTCGCGACCGCAGGCTACCGTCTGCAGTACCATAAGCTCATCGCACAGCCATTTTTGCTGGCTGCAATGGTGATGTTGGCGGCTTCCGTCAGCCTTCGCTTCTTCCGGATGGGCGGCGTGCAAAAGATGGTTTTAAGTGGCGTGGGCGCAGGGTTTCTGCTCTACGTTCTATCGAAAGTTACTGAGGATTTGAGCAAGGCTGAGTTGATGCATCCCATCGCTGCGGCGTGGTTGCCTGTCTGTGTGGGCGGCCTCACCGGCTTCTTAGCCTTGCTGTACCAGGAGGACGGGTAGTGGCCGTTGTCGCCGCCCGCCAGTTGAGGTCGCCTGCGTTCAGGCGGCGCACCACCGTGCGCCGCTATCGAGCCCGCTTGGCCGCCGTTGGCGTACCTATGTTTGCCTTGCTCGCCGGACTGGTTTTCGGCGGCATGATCGAGCTTGCCCTGACGGCTCCCGCCGCGGCGCAAAGCTTCACCTACAATCCGCGCCCGCCCAAGCCGCCGCCACGGCCCACCAACAACGACGGCAAGATGCTCGTGCAAGCCGTCGAGGTGGACTACGACTATAACAACCAGCGCGTGTCGGCGGTCGGCAACGTGCAGATGTTCTACAACGGCACCAGCGTGGAGGCCGACAAGGTCATTTACGACCAGAAGACCAAGCGGCTGCATGCAGAGGGCAACATCCGCCTGACCGATGCGGAAGGCAAAGTCACCTACGCCAACATCATGGATCTGAGCGACGACTACCGTGACGGTTTCGTCGATTCGCTGCGCGTCGATACGGCTGACGATACGCGCATGGCGGCGACGCGCGCCGACCGTTCCGCCGGCAATTACACCGTGTTCGAAAATGGCGTCTATACCGCCTGCGCGCCATGCAAGGACAATCCGAAGAAGCCGCCACTGTGGCAGGTCAAGGGTGCGCGCATCATCCACGACCAGACCGACAAGATGCTGTACTTCGAGAACGCGCAGCTCGAATTCTTCGGCGTGCCGATGGCGTATCTGCCGTATTTTTCGACGCCCGATCCGACCGTCAAGCGCAAGACGGGCTTTCTGATGCCCGCCTACAGCAACAACTCGACCTATGGCTACGCCGTCGAGACCCCGTTCTACTGGGCGATCGCGCCGGACTATGACGCGACGTTCAGTCCGCGCTTCACGACGCGGCAAGGCGTGCTGTTCCAGGGCGAATTCCGCCAGCGCCTGATCAACGGCTCGTACCAGATCCGCGGCTACGGCATCAATCAGCTCGATCCCGGCGCGTTCGCCGGCCTGCCCGGCGATCGTGACTTCCGCGGCGGCGTCGACACCAAGGGCCAGTTCGCCATCAACGACAAATGGGTCTGGGGATGGGACGGCGTCCTGCTGTCGGACTACTACTTCTTCTCTGATTATCGGCTGGCCCAATACAAGGATCCGCTGGGCTCGTTCCTGAGCCTGCCGACGGAAGCGATTTCGCAGCTCTATCTGACCGGCGTTGGCAATCGCAGCTTCTTCGATGCGCGCACGATCCATTACCTCTCCTTCTCCGGGAACCAGGACAAGGTCCCGGTGATCCATCCGGTCGTCGACTATTCCAACGTGATCAACCACCCGATCCTCGGCGGTGAGGTCAGCTACAAGACGAACTTCACCAGCCTGTCGCGCACGACCGCGGCGTTCGACCCGATCACGACGCTGGCCAACACCAACGGCCTGTGCCTCAACGCATCGGCCGATCCGCTGGCCCGGATTCCCTCGCAGTGCCTGCTGCGCGGCATGCCCGGCACCTACACGCGGCTGACGGCCGAAGCGCAGTGGCGGCGCTCGTACACCGATCCGATCGGTCAGATCTGGACGCCGTTTGCGATCATGCGCGCCGACGCCATCGACGCCTCGATCTCGAACCAGCCGGGCGTTTCGAACTTCCTGCCCGTGGGCGACACGCAGGCGGTCCGCCTGATGCCGACGGTCGGCCTCGAATATCGCTACCCCTTCATCAACGTTCAGCCCTGGGGCACCACCACGATCGAGCCGATTGCGCAGATCATCGCTCGTCCGAACGAGACCTTCGCCGGCCGGCTGCCGAACGAAGACGCGCAGAGCATGGTGTTCGACGCCAGCAACCTGTTCGCGATCGACAAGTTCTCCGGCTACGACCGCGTCGAGGGCGGCGGCCGCGCCAATGTCGGCGTGCAGGCGACCACGCAGTTCGATCGCGGCGGCAGCGTCAATGTGCTGTTCGGCCAATCCTACCAGTTGTTCGGCCTGAACTCGTTCGCCGTGGCGGACCCGACCAACACGGCGCTGAATTCCGGCCTGCAGACCACCCGCTCCGA
This region includes:
- the lptG gene encoding LPS export ABC transporter permease LptG; protein product: MSMMTNTLGRYFAGRFLISAVGVFASIFVLLVLVDYIEMVRKTSGLVSASAITVAQTSLYRVPQLLEKLMPFCVLIGAMTCYLALSRRLELVVARAAGVSAWQFISPALASSIILGTLATVAYNPMSANLRELSKRMEAELFGSAPGGGIQDASGFWLNQINSDGQSIINAARSEQQGVRLTGLTVFRFDTDLQFKERIEAREASLEEGRWAFKSVRRYSLDKPPVDQETYYLSTTLTPAQVRNSFSTPETVSFWQLPGYIRSSESSGFATAGYRLQYHKLIAQPFLLAAMVMLAASVSLRFFRMGGVQKMVLSGVGAGFLLYVLSKVTEDLSKAELMHPIAAAWLPVCVGGLTGFLALLYQEDG
- a CDS encoding LPS-assembly protein LptD → MFALLAGLVFGGMIELALTAPAAAQSFTYNPRPPKPPPRPTNNDGKMLVQAVEVDYDYNNQRVSAVGNVQMFYNGTSVEADKVIYDQKTKRLHAEGNIRLTDAEGKVTYANIMDLSDDYRDGFVDSLRVDTADDTRMAATRADRSAGNYTVFENGVYTACAPCKDNPKKPPLWQVKGARIIHDQTDKMLYFENAQLEFFGVPMAYLPYFSTPDPTVKRKTGFLMPAYSNNSTYGYAVETPFYWAIAPDYDATFSPRFTTRQGVLFQGEFRQRLINGSYQIRGYGINQLDPGAFAGLPGDRDFRGGVDTKGQFAINDKWVWGWDGVLLSDYYFFSDYRLAQYKDPLGSFLSLPTEAISQLYLTGVGNRSFFDARTIHYLSFSGNQDKVPVIHPVVDYSNVINHPILGGEVSYKTNFTSLSRTTAAFDPITTLANTNGLCLNASADPLARIPSQCLLRGMPGTYTRLTAEAQWRRSYTDPIGQIWTPFAIMRADAIDASISNQPGVSNFLPVGDTQAVRLMPTVGLEYRYPFINVQPWGTTTIEPIAQIIARPNETFAGRLPNEDAQSMVFDASNLFAIDKFSGYDRVEGGGRANVGVQATTQFDRGGSVNVLFGQSYQLFGLNSFAVADPTNTALNSGLQTTRSDYVARVNYSPNRTYTFSVRSRMDEATANVNRFEAEGRASFDRWSVSMMYGNYAAQPELGYLTRREGLLGSASIKVASNWVVSGAARWDLEANKLNQYIIGAGYVDDCFVLAANYVTSYTYSAGTTPPVLNHAFMVQIGLRTIANTSSSSGSSGIQ
- the lptF gene encoding LPS export ABC transporter permease LptF — protein: MGSIDRYIFRTTLASFALVLVSLTGVIWITQALRGIDLMTSQGQTIITFLGITSLVIPALVLIIAPIALMIAISHTLNKLATDSEIIVMNAAGFSPFRLFRPFFYATCVVALMVAFIGSYLAPDGMRRIKQWDAEITADVLTNILQPGRFAQLDQNLTIRIRERQPGGVLAGIFVDDRRDPKERVTIIANHGTVLKNENGSYLVLEDGNLERFETGKRDPAFVAFVRYAFDMSKFSNRGRDVALGIRERYLWELISPSGDDPVFKQLSGQFHAELHDRFLAPVYPFAFAVLTFAFLGTPRTTRQSRNFSIGGSILAVFGLRMAGFACSVMTVKTPSMALVQYSMLFGAIGVGLWMIIGGIVVEPPAALMEAINRSNARLARLFGRPATA